The Trichomycterus rosablanca isolate fTriRos1 chromosome 22, fTriRos1.hap1, whole genome shotgun sequence genome has a window encoding:
- the ppl gene encoding periplakin isoform X1, whose product MFSKKKTSKTTVSSTSTKISSSSDLTTLIDKLQRNADKVERNILETEQNLNKDIIKINDAKSPLYQDTTNRSILNSLDMLKGLDEDAAEAKRLNHPQAEMIEHDMKQLRERVNKLRDDHNHIYHLTRSEGRPSVNWGRMIDEKLANLNNKGFGQDLPTIENEVEEHNIFHSEVEALAPHITQSDKNQTDGLQAKYNKLLANSTARQKNLLSLRDYMQRCTNELYWLDQQAVERVTYDWSDANLDYPARKRQYENFISKCLESKEATITKLGDDGEKLMAQDHPGKNVIEAHMEAVNGDWKEYLNLLICEETHLKHMDEYHKFQKEARDTQDLLKRMGTEVNQKYNPEFKDQYQLEGLLTELKDQEKFTDISDDRVKALQNRSLQVLPLKHRRVPPQKLLPIEALCDFDTDEGPIVRGERYTLLRNNNAKWDVKDSAGRTMAAPGVCFFIPPTDADSVGIADGLMSQQKDIKQKVASSKTALQSRLATLKKDGTGGQDKQELQCRQLMAGLDKVVNDLDKQEKNIYTELRPPLEQTRPVLDSNQRMQNIRDIASDVRRIEPEKTSKVREAETFLRSNPKCSSAPQLSAKVDTTNNKYDKVDQLLRCSDDKLQNSNRLENSLQSGKNWLSTLENRLAREELAPSDPISLDKTQRELAEMAAEARAKKSMIPEMEQNLRSAKVSCDNMVNRVQEHCPDIDRQEAEVQKLSKRYDNLNRQIDSRSQSLQKAKVAYSNYRNDYDNLNSWLSHTPNYEPYETDDIRQVDSKLKNQRNLLSDIARKEPDLNNVSKNAQVYQQAVKDYENEAERFRSILDLEEGLVPQTYKRSRLESPALKVKAEEAAIEARFTEVNAVNKQRLQNLEFAQGLLNQQSEVQVISQHVQSVKSSASGDDSWRIKKQLEEELLRRQQLEKEITTIQSDIYVLEGQKPQDTFVKKELIKKVPDPQLDEEISKVQQRLSEERRTTRVLDGELDSLRIKLRGIETEMKEGAQQYTVKEVLRIERDRAQEEEVRRLREELEEIKRQKLVKDSEVIQIQKQITVLAAEKNREQEIIKEEQVIKVQNDPQLESEYRILLERRQTEVDNRKQLEDELRFLQERLKRLEKEKAMAEEKISIREVLKVEKDVVLEREVENLRRQLEDEKSKRMTLHRERTDFQRKITSLEEEKSKVIIQEKMREIVRPDPKAETEVANLRLELVEVQRRYRDTEHQLKTIQEEVIVLRSRGPQVEIKEIIKEVIKYKTDPETERELERLRNEIVDKTHHTEKFDYEMLQLRDEIQRWKDTKPQIQTKEVVNEVVQYREDPKTREEIETLKKRLVEEQRKRLELERERATTEEKIRIKKIDLSQVREKVVQQEVVKMEEDLTLKSECTTFTQNINSEVRQRELLRDELTRMQRQKADLELQLEELEQERRARREAELEIQRLRVRLTELEIRDKETREKVTVKQKVVLQQDPQQEKEHSILRLQVDEERHKRLLLEKEYNILLQQQETLERMEVREKVVRTEKVQVEKDPEAELEIERLRVTLEEETRRRKELDIELTTMTSRLTEVEFSNTKSTKELDYIRDESSRLQQENQRLQNEIRKFQAEIQITSKETRQITDSMPMDSSRTLEMRMDTLQRELSELRRITVDKDEEIERLQKSLSTVRVKREQRESHLRRSIVVIDPDTGKEMKPDEAFKLGLIDWKMFVNLQSQECDWEEITVKGPTGESSVLHDRKSGKKFSIEDALRSGHITNRQLQQYQSKEISIQEFGIMVSGRSK is encoded by the exons ATGTTCAGCAAGAAGAAAACTTCCAAGACCACGGTGTCCAGCACCTCGACTAAAAT CAGCAGCTCGTCTGATTTGACCACTTTGATCGATAAGCTCCAGAGAAATGCAGACAAGGTGGAGAGGAACATCCTGGAGACGGAGCAGAACCTCAACAAG GACATCATCAAGATCAACGACGCCAAATCCCCGCTCTACCAGGACACCACCAACAGGTCAATCCTGAACTCGCTGGACATGCTGAAAGGTCTGGATGAGGACGCGGCCGAAGCCAAGCGCCTGAACCACCCTCAGGCTGAGATGATCGAACACGA CATGAAGCAGCTGCGCGAGCGCGTGAACAAGCTGCGTGACGACCACAACCACATCTACCACCTCACTCGATCTGAAGGACGTCCCAGCGTCAACTGGGGCAGGATGATCGACGAGAAGCTG GCCAACCTCAACAACAAAGGATTCGGACAGGACCTGCCGACCATCGAGAAcgaagtggaggagcacaacATCTTCCACAGTGAGGTGGAGGCTCTGGCTCCCCACATCACCCAGAGCGACAAG AATCAGACTGATGGCCTGCAAGCTAAATACAACAAACTCCTG GCGAACTCCACAGCCCGTCAGAAGAACCTGCTGAGCCTGAGAGACTACATGCAGCGCTGCACCAACGAGCTGTACTGGCTGGACCAGCAGGCTGTGGAACGCGTCACGTACGACTGGAGCGACGCCAACCTGGATTACCCGGCCCGCAAGAGGCAGTACGAG AACTTCATCAGTAAGTGTCTGGAGTCCAAGGAGGCAACCATCACCAAACTGGGCGATGATGGAGAGAAGCTGATGGCTCAGGACCACCCAGGGAAGAACGTGATTGAG gcTCACATGGAGGCGGTTAATGGGGACTGGAAGGAATATCTCAACCTGCTCATCTGTGAGGAGACTCACCTCAAGCACATGGACGAGTACCACAAG ttccaGAAGGAGGCCAGAGACACCCAGGACCTGCTGAAGCGAATGGGAACCGAGGTCAATCAGAAGTACAACCCCGAGTTTAAAGATCAGTACCAGCTGGAGGGCTTGCTCACCGAGCTGAAG GACCAAGAGAAGTTCACAGATATCTCTGATGACCGAGTGAAAGCTCTGCAGAACCGCAGCCTCCAGGTTCTTCCCCTGAAACACCGCAGGGTTCCACCGCAGAAGCTCCTGCCCATCGAGGCGCTGTGTGACTTCGATACTGACGAG GGACCGATTGTGCGAGGCGAGCGTTACACCCTGCTGAGGAACAACAACGCCAAATGGGACGTGAAGGACTCGGCTGGACGCACCATGGCGGCGCCTGGCGTGTGTTTCTTCATCCCGCCAACCGACGCTGATTCTGTCGGCATCGCTGATGG CCTGATGAGCCAGCAGAAGGACATCAAACAGAAGGTGGCGAGCAGCAAAACGGCACTGCAGTCCAGACTGGCTACTCTGAAGAAGGATGGCACCGGCGGGCAAG ATAAGCAGGAGCTGCAGTGCCGCCAGCTGATGGCAGGACTGGATAAAGTGGTGAACGACCTGGATAAACAGGAGAAGAACATTTACACTGAGCTGCGCCCCCCTCTGGAGCAGACACGCCCCGTTCTGGACAGCAACCAGAGGATGCAGAACATAAGG GACATCGCCTCAGACGTGCGCAGGATAGAGCCGGAGAAGACCTCCAAAGTGCGCGAGGCCGAGACCTTCCTCAGATCCAACCCCAAATGTTCCAGCGCCCCTCAGCTCTCAGCCAAGGTGGACACGACCAACAACAAATacgacaaggtggaccagctgcTGAGATGTTCGGACGATAA gcTTCAGAACTCCAACCGTCTGGAGAACTCGCTGCAGAGCGGCAAGAACTGGCTGAGCACCTTGGAGAACAGACTGGCCAGGGAAGAGCTGGCTCCGTCCGACCCGATCTCTCTGGATAAGACTCAGCGCGAGCTGGCG GAAATGGCAGCTGAAGCGCGGGCGAAGAAATCGATGATCCCAGAGATGGAGCAGAACCTGAGGAGCGCTAAAGTGAGCTGTGATAACATGGTGAATAGGGTGCAGGAGCACTGCCCTGATATCGACCGGCAGGAGGCCGAGGTCCAGAAACTCAGCAAGCGCTACGACAACCTCAACCGGCAGATCGATTCCAG GTCCCAGAGTCTGCAGAAAGCCAAAGTGGCCTACAGCAACTACCGTAACGACTACGACAACCTGAACAGCTGGCTCTCCCACACGCCCAACTACGAACCTTACGAGACCGACGACATCAGACAGGTGGATTCCAAGCTCAAAAACCAAAGA AACCTGCTCTCGGACATCGCCAGAAAGGAGCCGGACCTGAACAACGTCTCGAAGAACGCGCAGGTTTATCAGCAGGCGGTCAAG GATTATGAAAACGAAGCTGAGAGGTTCAGATCTATTCTTGACCTGGAGGAGGGTCTGGTGCCTCAAACCTACAAGAGGAGCCGACTGGAGTCGCCTGCACTCAAAGTCAAGGCAGAG GAAGCCGCCATTGAGGCCAGATTCACCGAAGTCAATGCAGTGAACAAACAGCGGCTGCAGAACCTTGAGTTTGCACAGGGTCTCCTAAATCAG CAATCTGAGGTCCAGGTGATCTCACAGCACGTCCAGTCAGTGAAATCCAGCGCTTCTGGAGATGACTCCTGGAGAATCAAGAAGCAGCTGGAGGAGGAGCTCCTGAGGAGGCAGCAACTGGAGAAGGAAATCACAACCATCCAGAGCGACATCTACGTGCTGGAGGGACAGAAGCCCCAGGACACCTTCGTCAAGAAGGAGCTGATCAAGAAGGTCCCTGATCCTCAGCTGGACGAAGAAATCAGCAAAGTGCAGCAGAGGCTCTCGGAGGAGCGCAGGACCACGCGCGTCCTGGACGGCGAGCTGGACAGTCTCCGCATCAAGCTGCGCGGCATCGAGACCGAGATGAAAGAGGGCGCCCAGCAGTACACGGTCAAGGAGGTGCTCCGTATCGAGAGAGACCGTGCTCAGGAGGAGGAAGTGAGGAGGCTGAGGGAGGAGCTGGAGGAGATCAAGAGGCAAAAGCTGGTGAAGGACAGTGAGGTCATCCAGATCCAGAAGCAGATCACTGTCCTGGCGGCAGAGAAGAACAGGGAGCAGGAGATCATCAAGGAGGAGCAGGTCATCAAGGTGCAGAACGATCCTCAGCTCGAGAGCGAGTACAGAATCCTGCTGGAGAGGAGGCAGACGGAGGTCGATAACCGCAAGCAACTGGAAGATGAGCTTCGGTTCCTCCAGGAGAGACTCAAGCGTCTGGAGAAGGAAAAGGCCATGGCCGAGGAGAAGATCTCCATCCGCGAGGTTCTCAAGGTGGAGAAGGATGTCGTGCTGGAGAGGGAGGTGGAGAACCTGAGGAGGCAGCTGGAGGATGAGAAGTCCAAGCGTATGACGTTGCACAGAGAGAGAACGGACTTCCAGCGCAAGATCACCAGCCTCGAGGAGGAGAAGTCAAAGGTCATCATCCAGGAGAAGATGCGCGAGATCGTCCGACCCGACCCCAAGGCAGAAACGGAGGTCGCCAATCTGAGACTGGAGCTGGTGGAGGTCCAGAGGAGATACAGAGACACCGAGCACCAGCTGAAGACCATCCAGGAGGAGGTGATAGTCCTGCGATCCAGAGGCCCACAGGTGGAGATCAAAGAAATTATCAAGGAGGTGATCAAGTACAAGACCGACCCCGAAACCGAACGAGAGCTGGAGAGACTCCGTAACGAAATCGTAGACAAGACGCACCATACCGAGAAGTTCGATTACGAGATGCTCCAGCTGAGGGACGAGATCCAGAGGTGGAAGGACACCAAACCGCAGATACAGACCAAGGAGGTGGTCAACGAGGTCGTTCAGTACAGAGAGGACCCCAAAACCAGGGAAGAAATCGAGACCCTCAAAAAACGGCTGGTGGAGGAGCAGAGGAAGCGCCTGGAGCTTGAACGAGAGCGTGCCACCACCGAAGAGAAGATCAGGATTAAGAAGATTGACTTGTCCCAGGTCAGAGAGAAGGTTGTTCAGCAGGAAGTCGTGAAAATGGAGGAAGATCTGACACTGAAATCCGAGTGCACCACCTTCACTCAGAACATCAACAGCGAGGTCAGGCAGAGGGAACTTCTGCGAGATGAGCTGACCAGGATGCAGCGCCAAAAGGCCGATCTTGAGCTCCAGCTGGAGGAGCTTGAACAGGAGCGCAGAGCCCGTCGGGAAGCTGAGCTGGAAATCCAGAGATTGAGGGTTCGCCTCACTGAGCTGGAGATCAGAGACAAGGAGACCAGAGAGAAGGTGACGGTGAAACAGAAGGTGGTCCTTCAGCAAGACCCTCAACAGGAGAAAGAGCACTCCATCCTCAGGCTTCAGGTGGATGAGGAGAGACACAAGCGCCTCCTCCTGGAGAAAGAGTACAACATCCTGCTTCAGCAGCAAGAGACCCTGGAAAGGATGGAGGTCCGCGAGAAGGTCGTCCGCACAGAGAAGGTCCAGGTGGAAAAGGATCCAGAAGCAGAGCTCGAGATCGAGAGGCTGCGGGTGACCCTGGAGGAGGAGACGAGGCGCCGGAAAGAGCTGGACATCGAGCTTACCACCATGACCTCCAGACTCACCGAGGTGGAATTCTCCAAcacaaagtccaccaaggaGCTGGACTACATCCGCGACGAGAGCAGCAGGCTCCAGCAGGAGAACCAGCGGCTGCAGAACGAGATCAGGAAGTTTCAAGCCGAGATTCAGATCACCAGCAAGGAAACCAGGCAGATCACAGATTCCATGCCGATGGACAGCAGCAGAACGTTGGAGATGAGGATGGATACGCTGCAGAGGGAGCTGTCCGAACTGAGGCGCATCACCGTCGACAAGGACGAGGAGATCGAACGTCTGCAGAAGAGCCTCTCCACGGTGAGGGTGAAGAGAGAGCAGCGGGAAAGCCACCTCCGCCGCTCCATCGTCGTCATCGACCCCGACACGGGCAAAGAGATGAAACCCGACGAGGCCTTCAAGCTCGGCCTGATCGACTGGAAGATGTTCGTCAACCTCCAGAGTCAGGAGTGCGACTGGGAGGAGATCACCGTCAAGGGTCCCACCGGAGAGTCGTCCGTTCTCCACGACAGGAAATCCGGCAAGAAGTTCTCCATCGAGGACGCCCTGCGCTCCGGACACATCACCAACCGCCAGCTGCAGCAGTACCAGAGCAAAGAGATCAG
- the ppl gene encoding periplakin isoform X2 has protein sequence MFSKKKTSKTTVSSTSTKISSSDLTTLIDKLQRNADKVERNILETEQNLNKDIIKINDAKSPLYQDTTNRSILNSLDMLKGLDEDAAEAKRLNHPQAEMIEHDMKQLRERVNKLRDDHNHIYHLTRSEGRPSVNWGRMIDEKLANLNNKGFGQDLPTIENEVEEHNIFHSEVEALAPHITQSDKNQTDGLQAKYNKLLANSTARQKNLLSLRDYMQRCTNELYWLDQQAVERVTYDWSDANLDYPARKRQYENFISKCLESKEATITKLGDDGEKLMAQDHPGKNVIEAHMEAVNGDWKEYLNLLICEETHLKHMDEYHKFQKEARDTQDLLKRMGTEVNQKYNPEFKDQYQLEGLLTELKDQEKFTDISDDRVKALQNRSLQVLPLKHRRVPPQKLLPIEALCDFDTDEGPIVRGERYTLLRNNNAKWDVKDSAGRTMAAPGVCFFIPPTDADSVGIADGLMSQQKDIKQKVASSKTALQSRLATLKKDGTGGQDKQELQCRQLMAGLDKVVNDLDKQEKNIYTELRPPLEQTRPVLDSNQRMQNIRDIASDVRRIEPEKTSKVREAETFLRSNPKCSSAPQLSAKVDTTNNKYDKVDQLLRCSDDKLQNSNRLENSLQSGKNWLSTLENRLAREELAPSDPISLDKTQRELAEMAAEARAKKSMIPEMEQNLRSAKVSCDNMVNRVQEHCPDIDRQEAEVQKLSKRYDNLNRQIDSRSQSLQKAKVAYSNYRNDYDNLNSWLSHTPNYEPYETDDIRQVDSKLKNQRNLLSDIARKEPDLNNVSKNAQVYQQAVKDYENEAERFRSILDLEEGLVPQTYKRSRLESPALKVKAEEAAIEARFTEVNAVNKQRLQNLEFAQGLLNQQSEVQVISQHVQSVKSSASGDDSWRIKKQLEEELLRRQQLEKEITTIQSDIYVLEGQKPQDTFVKKELIKKVPDPQLDEEISKVQQRLSEERRTTRVLDGELDSLRIKLRGIETEMKEGAQQYTVKEVLRIERDRAQEEEVRRLREELEEIKRQKLVKDSEVIQIQKQITVLAAEKNREQEIIKEEQVIKVQNDPQLESEYRILLERRQTEVDNRKQLEDELRFLQERLKRLEKEKAMAEEKISIREVLKVEKDVVLEREVENLRRQLEDEKSKRMTLHRERTDFQRKITSLEEEKSKVIIQEKMREIVRPDPKAETEVANLRLELVEVQRRYRDTEHQLKTIQEEVIVLRSRGPQVEIKEIIKEVIKYKTDPETERELERLRNEIVDKTHHTEKFDYEMLQLRDEIQRWKDTKPQIQTKEVVNEVVQYREDPKTREEIETLKKRLVEEQRKRLELERERATTEEKIRIKKIDLSQVREKVVQQEVVKMEEDLTLKSECTTFTQNINSEVRQRELLRDELTRMQRQKADLELQLEELEQERRARREAELEIQRLRVRLTELEIRDKETREKVTVKQKVVLQQDPQQEKEHSILRLQVDEERHKRLLLEKEYNILLQQQETLERMEVREKVVRTEKVQVEKDPEAELEIERLRVTLEEETRRRKELDIELTTMTSRLTEVEFSNTKSTKELDYIRDESSRLQQENQRLQNEIRKFQAEIQITSKETRQITDSMPMDSSRTLEMRMDTLQRELSELRRITVDKDEEIERLQKSLSTVRVKREQRESHLRRSIVVIDPDTGKEMKPDEAFKLGLIDWKMFVNLQSQECDWEEITVKGPTGESSVLHDRKSGKKFSIEDALRSGHITNRQLQQYQSKEISIQEFGIMVSGRSK, from the exons ATGTTCAGCAAGAAGAAAACTTCCAAGACCACGGTGTCCAGCACCTCGACTAAAAT CAGCTCGTCTGATTTGACCACTTTGATCGATAAGCTCCAGAGAAATGCAGACAAGGTGGAGAGGAACATCCTGGAGACGGAGCAGAACCTCAACAAG GACATCATCAAGATCAACGACGCCAAATCCCCGCTCTACCAGGACACCACCAACAGGTCAATCCTGAACTCGCTGGACATGCTGAAAGGTCTGGATGAGGACGCGGCCGAAGCCAAGCGCCTGAACCACCCTCAGGCTGAGATGATCGAACACGA CATGAAGCAGCTGCGCGAGCGCGTGAACAAGCTGCGTGACGACCACAACCACATCTACCACCTCACTCGATCTGAAGGACGTCCCAGCGTCAACTGGGGCAGGATGATCGACGAGAAGCTG GCCAACCTCAACAACAAAGGATTCGGACAGGACCTGCCGACCATCGAGAAcgaagtggaggagcacaacATCTTCCACAGTGAGGTGGAGGCTCTGGCTCCCCACATCACCCAGAGCGACAAG AATCAGACTGATGGCCTGCAAGCTAAATACAACAAACTCCTG GCGAACTCCACAGCCCGTCAGAAGAACCTGCTGAGCCTGAGAGACTACATGCAGCGCTGCACCAACGAGCTGTACTGGCTGGACCAGCAGGCTGTGGAACGCGTCACGTACGACTGGAGCGACGCCAACCTGGATTACCCGGCCCGCAAGAGGCAGTACGAG AACTTCATCAGTAAGTGTCTGGAGTCCAAGGAGGCAACCATCACCAAACTGGGCGATGATGGAGAGAAGCTGATGGCTCAGGACCACCCAGGGAAGAACGTGATTGAG gcTCACATGGAGGCGGTTAATGGGGACTGGAAGGAATATCTCAACCTGCTCATCTGTGAGGAGACTCACCTCAAGCACATGGACGAGTACCACAAG ttccaGAAGGAGGCCAGAGACACCCAGGACCTGCTGAAGCGAATGGGAACCGAGGTCAATCAGAAGTACAACCCCGAGTTTAAAGATCAGTACCAGCTGGAGGGCTTGCTCACCGAGCTGAAG GACCAAGAGAAGTTCACAGATATCTCTGATGACCGAGTGAAAGCTCTGCAGAACCGCAGCCTCCAGGTTCTTCCCCTGAAACACCGCAGGGTTCCACCGCAGAAGCTCCTGCCCATCGAGGCGCTGTGTGACTTCGATACTGACGAG GGACCGATTGTGCGAGGCGAGCGTTACACCCTGCTGAGGAACAACAACGCCAAATGGGACGTGAAGGACTCGGCTGGACGCACCATGGCGGCGCCTGGCGTGTGTTTCTTCATCCCGCCAACCGACGCTGATTCTGTCGGCATCGCTGATGG CCTGATGAGCCAGCAGAAGGACATCAAACAGAAGGTGGCGAGCAGCAAAACGGCACTGCAGTCCAGACTGGCTACTCTGAAGAAGGATGGCACCGGCGGGCAAG ATAAGCAGGAGCTGCAGTGCCGCCAGCTGATGGCAGGACTGGATAAAGTGGTGAACGACCTGGATAAACAGGAGAAGAACATTTACACTGAGCTGCGCCCCCCTCTGGAGCAGACACGCCCCGTTCTGGACAGCAACCAGAGGATGCAGAACATAAGG GACATCGCCTCAGACGTGCGCAGGATAGAGCCGGAGAAGACCTCCAAAGTGCGCGAGGCCGAGACCTTCCTCAGATCCAACCCCAAATGTTCCAGCGCCCCTCAGCTCTCAGCCAAGGTGGACACGACCAACAACAAATacgacaaggtggaccagctgcTGAGATGTTCGGACGATAA gcTTCAGAACTCCAACCGTCTGGAGAACTCGCTGCAGAGCGGCAAGAACTGGCTGAGCACCTTGGAGAACAGACTGGCCAGGGAAGAGCTGGCTCCGTCCGACCCGATCTCTCTGGATAAGACTCAGCGCGAGCTGGCG GAAATGGCAGCTGAAGCGCGGGCGAAGAAATCGATGATCCCAGAGATGGAGCAGAACCTGAGGAGCGCTAAAGTGAGCTGTGATAACATGGTGAATAGGGTGCAGGAGCACTGCCCTGATATCGACCGGCAGGAGGCCGAGGTCCAGAAACTCAGCAAGCGCTACGACAACCTCAACCGGCAGATCGATTCCAG GTCCCAGAGTCTGCAGAAAGCCAAAGTGGCCTACAGCAACTACCGTAACGACTACGACAACCTGAACAGCTGGCTCTCCCACACGCCCAACTACGAACCTTACGAGACCGACGACATCAGACAGGTGGATTCCAAGCTCAAAAACCAAAGA AACCTGCTCTCGGACATCGCCAGAAAGGAGCCGGACCTGAACAACGTCTCGAAGAACGCGCAGGTTTATCAGCAGGCGGTCAAG GATTATGAAAACGAAGCTGAGAGGTTCAGATCTATTCTTGACCTGGAGGAGGGTCTGGTGCCTCAAACCTACAAGAGGAGCCGACTGGAGTCGCCTGCACTCAAAGTCAAGGCAGAG GAAGCCGCCATTGAGGCCAGATTCACCGAAGTCAATGCAGTGAACAAACAGCGGCTGCAGAACCTTGAGTTTGCACAGGGTCTCCTAAATCAG CAATCTGAGGTCCAGGTGATCTCACAGCACGTCCAGTCAGTGAAATCCAGCGCTTCTGGAGATGACTCCTGGAGAATCAAGAAGCAGCTGGAGGAGGAGCTCCTGAGGAGGCAGCAACTGGAGAAGGAAATCACAACCATCCAGAGCGACATCTACGTGCTGGAGGGACAGAAGCCCCAGGACACCTTCGTCAAGAAGGAGCTGATCAAGAAGGTCCCTGATCCTCAGCTGGACGAAGAAATCAGCAAAGTGCAGCAGAGGCTCTCGGAGGAGCGCAGGACCACGCGCGTCCTGGACGGCGAGCTGGACAGTCTCCGCATCAAGCTGCGCGGCATCGAGACCGAGATGAAAGAGGGCGCCCAGCAGTACACGGTCAAGGAGGTGCTCCGTATCGAGAGAGACCGTGCTCAGGAGGAGGAAGTGAGGAGGCTGAGGGAGGAGCTGGAGGAGATCAAGAGGCAAAAGCTGGTGAAGGACAGTGAGGTCATCCAGATCCAGAAGCAGATCACTGTCCTGGCGGCAGAGAAGAACAGGGAGCAGGAGATCATCAAGGAGGAGCAGGTCATCAAGGTGCAGAACGATCCTCAGCTCGAGAGCGAGTACAGAATCCTGCTGGAGAGGAGGCAGACGGAGGTCGATAACCGCAAGCAACTGGAAGATGAGCTTCGGTTCCTCCAGGAGAGACTCAAGCGTCTGGAGAAGGAAAAGGCCATGGCCGAGGAGAAGATCTCCATCCGCGAGGTTCTCAAGGTGGAGAAGGATGTCGTGCTGGAGAGGGAGGTGGAGAACCTGAGGAGGCAGCTGGAGGATGAGAAGTCCAAGCGTATGACGTTGCACAGAGAGAGAACGGACTTCCAGCGCAAGATCACCAGCCTCGAGGAGGAGAAGTCAAAGGTCATCATCCAGGAGAAGATGCGCGAGATCGTCCGACCCGACCCCAAGGCAGAAACGGAGGTCGCCAATCTGAGACTGGAGCTGGTGGAGGTCCAGAGGAGATACAGAGACACCGAGCACCAGCTGAAGACCATCCAGGAGGAGGTGATAGTCCTGCGATCCAGAGGCCCACAGGTGGAGATCAAAGAAATTATCAAGGAGGTGATCAAGTACAAGACCGACCCCGAAACCGAACGAGAGCTGGAGAGACTCCGTAACGAAATCGTAGACAAGACGCACCATACCGAGAAGTTCGATTACGAGATGCTCCAGCTGAGGGACGAGATCCAGAGGTGGAAGGACACCAAACCGCAGATACAGACCAAGGAGGTGGTCAACGAGGTCGTTCAGTACAGAGAGGACCCCAAAACCAGGGAAGAAATCGAGACCCTCAAAAAACGGCTGGTGGAGGAGCAGAGGAAGCGCCTGGAGCTTGAACGAGAGCGTGCCACCACCGAAGAGAAGATCAGGATTAAGAAGATTGACTTGTCCCAGGTCAGAGAGAAGGTTGTTCAGCAGGAAGTCGTGAAAATGGAGGAAGATCTGACACTGAAATCCGAGTGCACCACCTTCACTCAGAACATCAACAGCGAGGTCAGGCAGAGGGAACTTCTGCGAGATGAGCTGACCAGGATGCAGCGCCAAAAGGCCGATCTTGAGCTCCAGCTGGAGGAGCTTGAACAGGAGCGCAGAGCCCGTCGGGAAGCTGAGCTGGAAATCCAGAGATTGAGGGTTCGCCTCACTGAGCTGGAGATCAGAGACAAGGAGACCAGAGAGAAGGTGACGGTGAAACAGAAGGTGGTCCTTCAGCAAGACCCTCAACAGGAGAAAGAGCACTCCATCCTCAGGCTTCAGGTGGATGAGGAGAGACACAAGCGCCTCCTCCTGGAGAAAGAGTACAACATCCTGCTTCAGCAGCAAGAGACCCTGGAAAGGATGGAGGTCCGCGAGAAGGTCGTCCGCACAGAGAAGGTCCAGGTGGAAAAGGATCCAGAAGCAGAGCTCGAGATCGAGAGGCTGCGGGTGACCCTGGAGGAGGAGACGAGGCGCCGGAAAGAGCTGGACATCGAGCTTACCACCATGACCTCCAGACTCACCGAGGTGGAATTCTCCAAcacaaagtccaccaaggaGCTGGACTACATCCGCGACGAGAGCAGCAGGCTCCAGCAGGAGAACCAGCGGCTGCAGAACGAGATCAGGAAGTTTCAAGCCGAGATTCAGATCACCAGCAAGGAAACCAGGCAGATCACAGATTCCATGCCGATGGACAGCAGCAGAACGTTGGAGATGAGGATGGATACGCTGCAGAGGGAGCTGTCCGAACTGAGGCGCATCACCGTCGACAAGGACGAGGAGATCGAACGTCTGCAGAAGAGCCTCTCCACGGTGAGGGTGAAGAGAGAGCAGCGGGAAAGCCACCTCCGCCGCTCCATCGTCGTCATCGACCCCGACACGGGCAAAGAGATGAAACCCGACGAGGCCTTCAAGCTCGGCCTGATCGACTGGAAGATGTTCGTCAACCTCCAGAGTCAGGAGTGCGACTGGGAGGAGATCACCGTCAAGGGTCCCACCGGAGAGTCGTCCGTTCTCCACGACAGGAAATCCGGCAAGAAGTTCTCCATCGAGGACGCCCTGCGCTCCGGACACATCACCAACCGCCAGCTGCAGCAGTACCAGAGCAAAGAGATCAG